From Brassica rapa cultivar Chiifu-401-42 chromosome A06, CAAS_Brap_v3.01, whole genome shotgun sequence:
cgtcgagtttcagtttgatattggtacgaGTTTtttgtacgcatgattgcgacaagaaatgatgtatagtttttgagattatcactacaagaaaacatttATTTACCGACTGCAATATCAGTAGTTATTCAGTCGCAAAACGTAACATAACGACTGATTTGCGACTGATCAACGTGGTCGCAAATTGCTGTGTCGCTAATACGAGGAGTCGTTAATAAGTCGCAATTTTGCGACTGAATTACGACTATTTTGTCACTGTATATTGTAGTCGTAAAATAGACGCAATTAAGTCGCAAAAAATACCGACTGAACTACTACTATCCAAAGACCAAACTATGACTGTTTATCAGTCGTTATGTAGACGGGAAATTGTAGTCGCTTATTAGTCGTTAGAGGGGAGTCGGTAGATAGTCGCAAAATTAGCGACTACCCAACGACTGATTATGTACAACATTAGTGACTATATAGCGACTGAGTTGTTGATTTAGATGTGTAATATGTGGTTATCTAGCGACTACATTGCGACTAAATTTTGTGACTTATTAGCGACTCCAAGATTCAAAAATCACAAATcagatttttttgattttttttttttttttaattaatttgttcATTTGCAGTAAAACAATGACAATAATAAAaacgaaaattttaatataaaacagagAATTCATAACATAATGTTGCAAAAGGCACTCTAAGGAGTTAAGCATTAgcatacaaaatattatagtagTACAAGAGTAGGGAACCTAAaattcatcttcatcttcacttTCACCTTCCCCTTCATCTTCACCTTCTTCACCTTCACCTTCACCTTCACCTTCACTTTCACTTTCACTTTCACCTTCACCTTCACCATCACCTTCACCTTCTTcaccttcatcatcatcttcacctTGATTAGCAGCCATGAAGGCCAAAAAATTTGGATCAGTTGCAGCCAGATACTTCTTCACCAAGGAAAAACTTTTGAGCTTTTTTGCTTGCTTGGCAGTGTAAGCCGCCTGCTTCTCAATCTTCCGGTGAGCATCGCTGAGCTGTTTTTCGAGGTCTACGTACGAAGAAGAGGATTCACAACGCTTGCGCTTTCCGTTGACAATAGTACTTTCTAGGCTTCCTATTCCATAGTGTCTTCCTCTTTTGTCTGTGACAGTGGACTACAAAAGCAAAGGAAGTAGAAAGATATCAATCAAATCAAACAATATGTAGTAAAAAATATCCTTAAAAAAAAGGGATAGAAAAGCAATTTACCAGAAGGAAGAGCTCATTATCCTGGTCTAGAGAGAGTTGTGGAGGGTGTGAAGTACCATCTGAACTCTCTGAGTTTTCAGCTTGAAGGTCAGCCAGCTTGGCTTGCTTGTTCTTCTCATAGGCCTCTGCAACTAGCTTTGCTTTCTTATCTACAAAGCTGCCATTTTTTTTGGTGTGTGCCTTGATGAAAACTTCACCAATAGTCACTGGTCTGCCCAATTCTTCAACCTGAAAtggtaaataaaataaaggttAATGAGCCAGAAAAATTTCAACTTGGAGACAGGAAAAAAATTTACCATTTCTTGTTCGATTTGGAGGTAAGACTTCTGGCCAGCATTGTGCTTGTGAGGACCAAGACCATTTCGGTCAGACAACCGAGCAGCTGATGTTGTCTCGCTTTTTTGTTGGGCTTTAGCAGTGTCCCAGTAAGCTGTCATTTCTTTCCACAGATCATTCAAAATCCAGGATGGTCGAACTCGAGACTTCCTACGCTTGCTAACCATGTCCTTCATACGTCGCTGACATACCTGCCCGAACTTCTCTTGAACCACACCAGTATATATGGGATTCCAAGTGTGAGTTTTCTACAAAAATAAGACAAGGCTGATGTTAGTAATCAAATAAATCAACAGTTTAGTAGTTTAGAAGAAAATACTAAACTGCAACTTAAAAACAGTTGCAATCCCATACAATagcaattaagaaaaaaatacttaacTGCAAATTCAACaaagaatttttcttttttgtcctGATCGACGCAAGTCCAACTGTAGAAGGGACCATCAAACTTGTTTGTAAAGACTTTAGTGATCCTCCGAGTCAGTTTACCTTTGTCCCGACCAAACCTAGAAACACAGAAACATTAGTATAAGGCCGAGAGTCATATCGTATAAAAACAATTATCAATCATAGAAAACTCACAATATTCTAACATCTCAAAGCTAAACAATTTCGAACTCTCCAAACAAAATTAGCAAAATACAATTACCAATGACAGAAACAATATCATAAGCAAACTGGATATGTCCCTTGAGTATTTCACAGAAACAATTATCAATCACAGACACAATCTCATAAGCTTAAAATATTCAGATAGATAAGTAACTAACCACATGGTTCCAGGCTCGAAGGTGGGAGAAAGGCTCATGGTGTAGCGCTCTCGGCCGGGCTGGGAGAGAAGGGCGTTGAGAAGCCTCGTCTGGTCTTCAGACAGATTCGGTTCTACTGGAAATGGTGAGTTGGGGACTGGTTCATCCTCATCTGGACCTTTTGGAGCTTCAGTATTCTGTGAGTTTTGAGCTTCAGAACTCATAGGAGATTGTCGCCTAATAGAGACCGTAGGTTGTCGAGGTCGAACATTGGCTGAGGTTTGAGACCCTCGAGGTTGTGGTGGTGGAGCTAGTTGAGAAAGAGGCGTTGAAGCAGCTCGAGGTTGGGTCCTCGGCGTAGACTCCTCGAACAGCTGTCTCAGAGGTGGGTAGTCACTCACCGTTGGTCCAGCTCTGCGGTTGCCACGAGGTGGAGGCTCTGTTGTCCTTGGAGTGAACTCATACTGCGACGGTAGAGGAGATGGTTTAGACCGTTTTGAGGGTTTCCGAACCTTCTTCGTTGATGTTCCGGCCATCGTCTTCAGTTTCGAGAGAGAGCGATTAGAGATTACGACAGAGAGTTTCGATTAGGGTTCTAAGTGTTTGGGGATTTTCGAGAGAGAGTTGTGTCGCTAGAGTAGAGAAAGAGTGATTTTATTAACTTTGGTCTTTGGGTTTGTAGAGTTAATTGGGCTTAAGCGGGGAATGAAATTTATGGGAGGGAAATTATTGGGACTAAAGGGGGGAATTATTTAGTTGATAGGAGGGAAATTAAATTAGCAAATTTTGTGGACTTTAGGGGTTAGGGATGGGTTACGAAGGTTTAGTGTGTTGGGGGTTAGGGATTTTCTTATAATGAAACAAAATGAAATCATAATGTActtttataatatagtttaaaacacagtttacaaaattatatttcaatacacattaaaacaaaatttacaaaatactaGATTAAGACCCCCTTCTTGGAcgggatgaatattatatataaattattttgaattattatatattttttatatattatgaaataataaatatatattgaataataaaaaatttagtaactattacgtatgtAATTAAAtaggtacaaatacttaaataaattttattaatcgagacaaatactttttctattttatatgttataaaattaagtttacatgatattaacatagatataaagtacatttttaatattgacatctgctaaaaaatattttatactcatattattttgatcgtttgtatttctctataacaaattttttaaataaatgataacaataaaaaaattatgggatgtttaatagttttagtaatttataattttaacaatatacaatgcaaagtttaaaatctaaatattaagttgtcaataattgttcaaaatgtttatcaaaaaaattcaaagcaaattcgaaattaaaatacttatgtattttatattttatatggtatataatttatttttaagaatattaatatacatatatataatatttattaaatgagacttcctacttctgtaatttcataatcatttgtatcttgttataacataaagtttagaccatggatcacaaaagtttcaatgtgagatttttaacaactttagtcatttatattcgtttttaaaaattcaaaatatagcatatacgaaaaaatctaaatttttattatatagttaacatgattgtttaatttattttaattagttaaattttttaaaatgatagagaatatagtaatttttatcaaatcttttattattcaaaatcattaattgtcatatatactttagccacagtaggtaattccgtgatttttatttaaggaaacaatgaagaacatttatgattagtttatggttagtttaataaaaagtttattatacatttatatggaccaacatatttttctaaggattctaagaatgattgtggtgatgacatgtggctacaaaaatatgttgtgatgcttctcttttaatatataggggatattacAACACACTAAAACAAAGCTCACAAAATTATATTACAATACACATTAAAACAAAGTTTACACAATTATATCACAGTACACACTAaacaaaagtttaaaacaaagtttacaaaattatattacaaaCACACATTAAAACaaagtttataaaatcatacTACATTTTAATAGGGTTCTTCTCCATCTCCATCATCAGAAGAAGACGATGATACATTACACTGGAATTCATCCTCTGGTTCATCATCTTCCACATCAATATCAAGATTTATAGGTTGTACCCGAGCATGAACCAAATGGTCGACTGCAAGTTCTTCAATTGTAGTCATTAAAACAGCATCATCATTTTCTTGTTGCAACAGTGTCGGTTCTTTATCTTCATATTCTCCTGAAATGATTCTCCTTGGATTCACTTTTAAAACATTGAGCCACGACTGCTTTGGTTTCTTAACGTACGGATACGGTATATAACAAACTTGATCTGCTTGAGACGCTGTGCAATATCAAATAATaagaatataattaaattaactatcaaattataaaaatttaattacaatataaaatacgTACCTAGAATAAATGGTTCGTATTTATAGTATTTCCGCGATGAAAGAACGTCGACGATGCCTCCATTTCTCCGTCGAGTGCCTCTACCAATTACCGGATCATACCACTTACACTTAAAAAGTGTGATTTTCAAATTGACCGATCCCTCATACTGAATTTGTATGATATCAGTCAATATCCCGTAGTAATTGGCTTCATCGGATGCATTTGTGTAACTTTCTCCTTTAACACTCACACCATAGTTACATGTCTTTCTTCCCTCGCCATGCTTCTGCGTATGGAACAAATAGCCTTTTGTGAAGTACATGGGCCATGTTCTGGCCCTAGTCAGGGGTCCATTCGAAATATCTTTAACCCACACAGGAAAATTATGTGTGTTGCTCCAATAGCTAACCTgcaacatatatacatatatatataattataatatatatataattataaacatttagttatataatgGTATGTTAGTCAAACGTACATAATCTTTCACCCATATATGATATTCGTCAGCTCTCTTCACAGAGAGGTCTTTTTCGGAGAGGTCTGGATATTTTGCATTAAGAAAATCTTCAAACATCCTATATTAGCCAAACACAAATTAATATGAGCAACTATAGTTGGATAAATCAATATGGAAGATGataatattatcaaattatacCTCTCAAGTGGCTGAAAATAATCACAATTGCGTAAAACATATGCATGTGCGCATCTATAGTCTTTCTCGGAAAGCCATATTTCTTGTATTTCTCCACTTGGACGTCCTACGTGCGTAAATATATCAGGTACTCCAGGGACATGATATACGGGGACTTCACCTTCATCAAATCTTGTGAACCTGCACAAAGgattatgaaaataataaatattatatataacaaaaaaacatttttaaacacattaaaattaaatatgagGAATAATGATAGTGTTTACCTTGATTTGGTTTGTATATGATCAGAAAAGTAGTGTTCTGAGAAGTAAGCTATCTCCTCGTTGATATATGATTCGACAATCGAGCCGGCCGCAAATCTTTTGTTCTTGGCTTTTgctttcaattttttgaaattccTTTCAAAAACATACATCCACCTATATTGCACAGGTCCTCCTAGTTCAGCTTCGTATGGGAGATGTATAGGCAGGTGTtgcatgacgtcaaaaaatgatGGTGGAAAGATCTTCTCCAAATTGCAGATGATCataacaatgtttttttttaagaatttggACATGATTTTTCTGCAAAGTTCTCGAGCAAAGGTCACGGAAAAATCCTCCAACAGCTACAATATTCAAAATACATTTCTTAGTAATACAtactataattatatataaagctGTATCATTTCgtaatatataaaactatactTAAGTACCTGATAACGCAAGATGAACATTCTGGTCAAGGAGTTCTGAAAAGATAAATGGAAGTAGCCGCTCCATAAAAACATGGCAGTCATGACTCTTCATGCCAGAAAATTTGTTGTTTTCTATATCAACACAATTAGCTAAGTTTGAAGCATATCCATCTGGGAATTTAACCGCATGTTTCACGCATTCCAATAAACTTCTCCTTTCGTCTTCGTTTAGTGTGTAGGGAGGAAATGgagcttgaccagaaccatcaagatgTAAGTGTGGCCGATCACAAAATATTTCCATATCCAATCTTGAATTGATTGTGTCTTTCGATTTACCCTTAACATTCATAAGAGTATTCATGATGTTGTCaaaaaaattcttctctatatgcatcacatcaagATTATGTCGGAGAATTAGGTCCCTCCAgtatggcaactcccaaaatatgcTTTCCTTGTGCCAGTTATGGTACTTCCCATAACCAGACTTCTTCTTTTCATGACCGTTTCCACCGCAAACAGACGTTTTTGGAGGATTGACACCCTTTAATCGTTCTGAATAAACTTGTTCACCAGTTAAAGAATCAGGTGGATCTTCATTTACCGCGTTTTTCCCCTTCAAGAAATCCTTTCTATTCTTTCTCAGTGGATGATTAGGAGGAAGAAATCTTcggtgacaatcaaaccaacacgtCTTCCTTCCATTAGTCAGATAAAAAGCCTTTGTATCTTCCATGCAAATTGGACAAGACAATTTACCATGGGTCGTCCATCCTGATAGCATGCCATACGCCGGAAAGTCGCTTATCGTCCACAGTAACACGGCTtttagattaaaattttgatttaaagaCACATCATATGCTTCGACTCCAGTTGACCACAATTCTTTTAACTCCGCAATCAAAGGTTTGAGGAAGATATCAAGACTAGCTCGTGGATGATTTGGCCCAGAATTCAGAATTGTAAGAAACAAATACTCTGTATTCATGCACATATCAGGGGGTAGATTATATGGAGTTAAGATCACAGGCCACAACGAATGATTACGAGACATCCCAAATGGATTGAATCCATCTGTACATAATCCAAGATAAACGTTGCGAGGTTCTTCGGCAAACTGGGGATGCATCTCTTGAAAATGTTTCCATTCTGCCGCATCAGATGGATGACACATTTCTCCCTCTTTTGATTGGTGCTcagcatgccatctcattgccGCTGCTGTCTTCTTGCTCTGATACATTCTCTTCAGCCTATCAGCTATAGGTAGATACCACATACGACTATATGGTACCTTGGTTCTACGTCTTTTGTCCTTAGGCTTCCTTCTGTCCGCACCACAAAATTGACACTTTTCCCATCTTTCATCTTCTTTCCAGAAGATCATACAATTGTTAACACAAACATCAATTGTATAATATGGGAGCCCTAAATTCCGCATCAACTTTTCGGTCTCGTAGTGTGATTCGGTTGCCGTGTTTCCTTCTGGTAAATAGTCTGTCAACATTTGACATACTGAATCTACACACTTTTCACTCAGATTATAATCTGCCTTGTTTTGCAAGACCCGAGCAGCTAAGGATAACTGCGACTGCCCTTCACGACAACCATCATACAAACAATTTTGTGCTCCTTCTAACAAATCGTAGAACTTCTTCGAATGGTTGTGTTGTGGGTCTACTACATTTTGATAACTATCATCTTGTTGATAGTTATCAAAACTCACATTATCCCGAAATGCATCATTCACCATATCAACATAATTATTATCTTCATTACTTACTTTTTCACTACCACTTAAATGTGTCGGGTCAACATAACTTGTTCCTAATTCCATATCAATTTCTTCTCCATGCTTATACCATACATAATAGTCTGGCATAAATCctctattatatatatgtttccaaATTTTTGGTCCCGGAAGAAATTTATCGTTCCGACAAACACTACATGGGCAGAAAAACTTACCGCTATTGCTCTGTGCTAGAGGCTGACTGCTCGCAAATGTCATAAATTGATCCACCCCCGCTATGAACTCTTCTGACAATTTCCCCGTATCTTCATCGATCCTCTTGTACATCCACTCACGAAAATTTGAATAATTGTAATTTCCAGACATTGTACAACATAAAACTTTCGTTTTCTAACTTTAGTTTTCCtagaatttttgatttttttttcttgtagtgattttCTACGAGTGAGGAGAAGAAAATGGGCTAaagcatgtatatatatagaaaatgtcCGACCAATCCGCGACCAATTACCGACTGCCTGACAAAAATTAGGTACACTtgcaaaaaaaatgtaaatcacGTGTTGTACCGGTTTTTAGCGACTGATTCGCAACTGAGTTATG
This genomic window contains:
- the LOC103873704 gene encoding uncharacterized protein LOC103873704: MAGTSTKKVRKPSKRSKPSPLPSQYEFTPRTTEPPPRGNRRAGPTVSDYPPLRQLFEESTPRTQPRAASTPLSQLAPPPQPRGSQTSANVRPRQPTVSIRRQSPMSSEAQNSQNTEAPKGPDEDEPVPNSPFPVEPNLSEDQTRLLNALLSQPGRERYTMSLSPTFEPGTMWFGRDKGKLTRRITKVFTNKFDGPFYSWTCVDQDKKEKFFVEFAKTHTWNPIYTGVVQEKFGQVCQRRMKDMVSKRRKSRVRPSWILNDLWKEMTAYWDTAKAQQKSETTSAARLSDRNGLGPHKHNAGQKSYLQIEQEMVEELGRPVTIGEVFIKAHTKKNGSFVDKKAKLVAEAYEKNKQAKLADLQAENSESSDGTSHPPQLSLDQDNELFLLSTVTDKRGRHYGIGSLESTIVNGKRKRCESSSSYVDLEKQLSDAHRKIEKQAAYTAKQAKKLKSFSLVKKYLAATDPNFLAFMAANQGEDDDEGEEGEGDGEGEGESESESEGEGEGEGEEGEDEGEGESEDEDEF
- the LOC103873703 gene encoding uncharacterized protein LOC103873703; translation: MQHLPIHLPYEAELGGPVQYRWMYVFERNFKKLKAKAKNKRFAAGSIVESYINEEIAYFSEHYFSDHIQTKSRFTRFDEGEVPVYHVPGVPDIFTHVGRPSGEIQEIWLSEKDYRCAHAYVLRNCDYFQPLERMFEDFLNAKYPDLSEKDLSVKRADEYHIWVKDYVSYWSNTHNFPVWVKDISNGPLTRARTWPMYFTKGYLFHTQKHGEGRKTCNYGVSVKGESYTNASDEANYYGILTDIIQIQYEGSVNLKITLFKCKWYDPVIGRGTRRRNGGIVDVLSSRKYYKYEPFILASQADQVCYIPYPYVKKPKQSWLNVLKVNPRRIISGEYEDKEPTLLQQENDDAVLMTTIEELAVDHLVHARVQPINLDIDVEDDEPEDEFQCNVSSSSSDDGDGEEPY
- the LOC117126252 gene encoding uncharacterized protein LOC117126252, coding for MSGNYNYSNFREWMYKRIDEDTGKLSEEFIAGVDQFMTFASSQPLAQSNSGKFFCPCSVCRNDKFLPGPKIWKHIYNRGFMPDYYVWYKHGEEIDMELGTSYVDPTHLSGSEKVSNEDNNYVDMVNDAFRDNVSFDNYQQDDSYQNVVDPQHNHSKKFYDLLEGAQNCLYDGCREGQSQLSLAARVLQNKADYNLSEKCVDSVCQMLTDYLPEGNTATESHYETEKLMRNLGLPYYTIDVCVNNCMIFWKEDERWEKCQFCGADRRKPKDKRRRTKVPYSRMWYLPIADRLKRMYQSKKTAAAMRWHAEHQSKEGEMCHPSDAAEWKHFQEMHPQFAEEPRNVYLGLCTDGFNPFGMSRNHSLWPVILTPYNLPPDMCMNTEYLFLTILNSGPNHPRASLDIFLKPLIAELKELWSTGVEAYDVSLNQNFNLKAVLLWTISDFPAYGMLSGWTTHGKLSCPICMEDTKAFYLTNGRKTCWFDCHRRFLPPNHPLRKNRKDFLKGKNAVNEDPPDSLTGEQVYSERLKGVNPPKTSVCGGNGHEKKKSGYGKYHNWHKESIFWELPYWRDLILRHNLDVMHIEKNFFDNIMNTLMNVKGKSKDTINSRLDMEIFCDRPHLHLDGSGQAPFPPYTLNEDERRSLLECVKHAVKFPDGYASNLANCVDIENNKFSGMKSHDCHVFMERLLPFIFSELLDQNVHLALSAVGGFFRDLCSRTLQKNHVQILKKKHCYDHLQFGEDLSTIIF